The Paenibacillus sp. FSL H7-0357 nucleotide sequence GTCCAATAGTCGATTTTTTGCACACCGGACGCAACCTCTTTCAAGTCCTCAGGAACAGTAACATGATAAAAATAAATGTTGTGATAGAATGTTTCCACCAGCTGGGTAAGCTTCCACTTGTTTTCTTCGCTTAAGGTATCATCGTGCACAATGTGCACATTGATCGGTTGCTGGGTATTGGAAAAGATTGATGCAAGTACAACACCCGCATGTTCGGTATAGCTCCCATCTTTGTCATTGATCGTCAAAACCAGCTCAATCATTCTCAAGGATCACCTGCCCTTAAAAGTATACTTCTGCACATTTGTCTGATGCATTAGACTACTTTAAGTGTATGTTTATCCCTGTGTCTGGATTGGACTATTCCCCAGTACGTATCTAATTTATTTTGAATCGTCGTTCTGCGGGTCAGAATGGAGTCTTGTGACCGTTGAACGATCACCCAGAATATGACGCGCCGGCTGCTCCTGAATTTCCTGTTCGGCCAGATGAACATGTGATCCAAACACACTTCCCGCCGCATGGACATGGGACAACCGCACCTCATCCGTCAAAATACTATTGGTCAGAATGCAATCTTCGACGACACAATTCGGCCCAATATACACATGGGGTCCAATCACACTGTTCATTACGAGGGCGGTTGGATCAACAATGACGGGAGGAATCCACTGAACCTTACTGTCCGGATCAGAGCGGTCTGCAAAGTTCTTTGGATCATGATCCATCTTGTAGCGATTCGCCTCAAGCCAGCGTTCATGGGTACCGATATCAAAAAATGGTGCTTCCGTCACACTGTACGCCACATGCCCGCCTTGTGAGATGATCATTTGAATGGCATCGGTCAACTCATATTCTCCGCGGGGAGAAGGTGTAAGTCTCTCAATGACCGGCCAGATTGCCGCAGTTAAAGCATAGACGCCGACAATAGCCAAGTTTGATTTCGGAGATTTCGGCTTCTCTTCCAGACTGACAATTTGCTGATCCTCAATCACAGCAACACCAAATTGACTGGGGTCCTCGACCCGCTGAAGCAATATCGAAGCCTCAGAATGATCCGCGTCCAGTGATCGGATCAAGGGCTCTATATCCCCCTCATATAAATTATCGCCAAGCATCAATACAAAAGGAGAATCCGCCATAAAAGACTTTGCACTTTTGACCGCATCCGCCAGACCCTTAGCTTCATCTTGCAGCAGAAAGGTTAAAGAGGCGTTCCACCGCTCCCCATCCCCGATCGTTTCCCGGATCTCCCCTTGTGTAGCGTTCACTACGATTCCAATATCGGTAATACCGGCCGCAACAAGCTTCTTAATGATGGAGATAAGAATATACTCCCCATTAACAGGCAACAAGCATTTGGGTTTGGTATAAGTCGAAGGCCGAAGTCTCGTTCCCTTGCCGGCACATAAGATTAATCCTTTCATAACCATCCTCCTCACTCTTAAAATCTGCAATCTTTGAAACTCGGTGAATGGAGTCTCTTTATATTTTATGCACAAGCTGTGAAGGGGCTTGGGTATATAATAAGCAGCAATAACCTATTAATCTATCATCGACTTTGACTGCACGAAATGGCCTTTTTTGTAGAACAGTATCCTTCATCTAACCGTAGGTTTGCTCGTAATAGCACTTTGTTTAGCGAATAGACACCTCCTTTGTCACCCTTGCAGGGAGTCGCTTAAGGACAACGAATTGGTTATAGCAAACACCCCGAAGCGGAGGAATCGAAATGGAAATGTTAAAAACAAAGGAAGCCGCAGAACTGCTGTCCGTTAGCCAGACGACAATCAAACGTTGGGCCGCCATGTTCCCTAATTTCTTTCCAAAGGACCGATTTGGGCACTACATCTTCACCGGGCAGGAAATCGGCCTGCTAAAATCTATTAAAGAGCGAATCGAGCATGGGGAGACCTTGGATAGTATTGATCTGGGGGGTAACAAACAACCTGCGCCGGCAGAGCCGCTGCAAGATATGCGCCCACTGCACACACCGGATAAGCCTATGGAAGAGCTGTTATCCCGCATCGTTCATATTGAACACTCCCTTGACCAGAAAGCCGACGAAGTGGTCTCGGTTCAACTGCTCCGGCAGCGTGAAGAACTCGAGGACCTGCGCCAGATGATCCAGCAATTGGCTGTATCCATAGAAACGATCCAGAAACCAAACAGCAAGGCATCGTCCTCTGAAGAAATGCGCCCTATTGCCAAGCTTCAGGCCCCACCCAGAAAGCGCGGCCTTTTGCGCACTTTATTCTCACTGTAAGGTACATGCAGCCTGAGTCCTGATGAATCAGCACTCGGGCTGCTGCTTGTGAACGCAAAAAAACCGTCCCCTCAGGGACGGAGTTAGCTATATTAAGAATGATGTCTTGATTTCACTGCTATTCACGGCAAACCCGCAAGCCTGTATAGCTGCTGCCGCAGCTTCATGGCTTAGGGTTGGTCTTTGTTCGCAAGCTGCTCCTGGGCAAGACGGACCATTTCCCGGACCATCGCGCCGCCGATTTTTCCGCCAATATGCCCGGCTGATTCCGTAGTCAGACCGCCATTGTTGCCTGGCTGCAGAGGGATACCCAGCTCCTTGGCCACTTCGTATTTTACATCGTCCGGGTGGTTGGGATCAACGGCATAACCTTCACTCTTCATCACATCTGCTTTGAACGTCTGCATCCCCTGTGCAGCCCCTGGCACGGCATATCTTCTATTTCTTCTGGCCATCCTCATGCACTCCCTTGATGTCTTTACCCTAACATACCCTGAAGGCTTGAGAGTTATCCCTGTTCATCCTCAACATCCAATGAAAAGACTTCCTTGAAGCCCATTTTGCCCTCAGAAGTAATCTTTATGGCTCGTGTGTTAGGCAGACGCTGCACCCAATTCACCTCTAACAGCTTCTCCAGAAGAGCATTCCCTAATGCTCCGGCAAGGTGGTGCCGTCTTTCACTCCAATCCAGACATTTGTGTGAAAATGAGCGGCGTTTTTTCTTAACCTGTTCAAGGTTAATTTGAAAGCTTACAAAAAAATCCTCCCCGTCTTCAGTTACAGCAAACCCTTCCTTATCTTCACGCAGAATACCTGCCCTAAGGAGGGCATTGGTTAATTGAACCCCTATACTCCCGGCGAGATGATCATAACAAGTTCTTGCGTAACGCAATGCTTTATCCTCTGAAGCTTGTTTTAAAGACTTAATTTGGACGGGTGAAGCGAGTGATAACAAGGATTCCATCACCTGGGCTACTTCTTGATTACGAATCCCATAGTACCGGTGTCTCCCTTGTTTCTCAACGGCAACTACGTTAGCATTGACCATTTTTGCTAAATGGAAACTTGCTGTTTGAGGCTGGATGCCTGCCATATAGGCTAACTCACTTGCTGCATGAAACCTTCCATCCAGTAAAACAGTTAATATTGCTGCACGGGAAGTTTCGCTCACCAGAGAAGCAATCACAGCTACATTCGAATTTGCTTTCATTTTCGCCCTCCATTTTTGCATTCCACACTTCGATGATGATTGAACTATTTATATTATACAATTAGGGAGGATGTATACAAA carries:
- a CDS encoding alpha/beta-type small acid-soluble spore protein codes for the protein MARRNRRYAVPGAAQGMQTFKADVMKSEGYAVDPNHPDDVKYEVAKELGIPLQPGNNGGLTTESAGHIGGKIGGAMVREMVRLAQEQLANKDQP
- a CDS encoding ArsR/SmtB family transcription factor, whose product is MKANSNVAVIASLVSETSRAAILTVLLDGRFHAASELAYMAGIQPQTASFHLAKMVNANVVAVEKQGRHRYYGIRNQEVAQVMESLLSLASPVQIKSLKQASEDKALRYARTCYDHLAGSIGVQLTNALLRAGILREDKEGFAVTEDGEDFFVSFQINLEQVKKKRRSFSHKCLDWSERRHHLAGALGNALLEKLLEVNWVQRLPNTRAIKITSEGKMGFKEVFSLDVEDEQG
- a CDS encoding MerR family transcriptional regulator encodes the protein MEMLKTKEAAELLSVSQTTIKRWAAMFPNFFPKDRFGHYIFTGQEIGLLKSIKERIEHGETLDSIDLGGNKQPAPAEPLQDMRPLHTPDKPMEELLSRIVHIEHSLDQKADEVVSVQLLRQREELEDLRQMIQQLAVSIETIQKPNSKASSSEEMRPIAKLQAPPRKRGLLRTLFSL
- a CDS encoding sugar phosphate nucleotidyltransferase, which produces MKGLILCAGKGTRLRPSTYTKPKCLLPVNGEYILISIIKKLVAAGITDIGIVVNATQGEIRETIGDGERWNASLTFLLQDEAKGLADAVKSAKSFMADSPFVLMLGDNLYEGDIEPLIRSLDADHSEASILLQRVEDPSQFGVAVIEDQQIVSLEEKPKSPKSNLAIVGVYALTAAIWPVIERLTPSPRGEYELTDAIQMIISQGGHVAYSVTEAPFFDIGTHERWLEANRYKMDHDPKNFADRSDPDSKVQWIPPVIVDPTALVMNSVIGPHVYIGPNCVVEDCILTNSILTDEVRLSHVHAAGSVFGSHVHLAEQEIQEQPARHILGDRSTVTRLHSDPQNDDSK